GCCTCAGCAGACTTTCtcatcagcagcaagcaTTTAATGGCCGCTATTGCGCAGATACAGAACTGACCCTCGTGCAGCGCGGCAATGCTTATCCACAGGAAAGCACTGTTGAAATGCAGCAGACACGCCAGGGGTCATTTGCAAGCAAAGTAGTCTGGTTCCGGAGGAGTTGCATCATGATGTATGTTGCGGGTTTTACAGACATGGTTCATCAAGCGAACCAAATGAGAAGAAGCTGTAGTCCGGAACCTCCCAGCCCAGGATTGGAGTTGGGAAGTTTGGTAAAGACCTGCTCCTTCCCTCCTGGTCATTTGAGCCCAGGCtgcatacctacctaggtaggtaatCATTGAGAAGGTTAATAACGATGAAGACGTCGCACCTTCCCTTTGCACTCTAAAGATGAAGCCGTGCAGCATCAACCTCCACAACATGAAACACATCACCTTCTCGCTACTCCTATGTTGGACGGCTGTTCCATCCATGACCATGGTCTTGTTCAACAAAGGTGTTATTCTGAGCGTAGCCCGTGGTTTCAACCTCTCGTAAATGGAGCTACGGACTCTTGCAAACAGGTCCTCTGGCCGGATATCGAAACACTTGGCATCCAGAGCAGACGGCTGCGAGAAAATGCGGTCATTTCGCCCAACCTCGTTCGTCAGTCTCACAATCTTCTCCATGGACGAAACAATGTGTCGGCCGTTGAATCGAGGCCACGCCCGCATACGGAATGAATACCCTTGGGTCTTGGTTCGCTAGAGCTCCCCAGCTTAGGGTTGGGTTTGGGGCAAATGACAAAAACGTGGTCCACCGACACGCCCAAATCCACCTATTGTCTCACCAGCACGGGGAAAAGGTGACTGGTCCTGGTTTCTGGAGCTGCCGCCGAATTTCCGGAGCGAAATCACATAGCAAAGTGTTCGGCATGCATGACTTTGTTGCAGTAGTCTACGAATGGAGAGGAAAACTCCGGAATCTCGCGTTTATACACATTGCACCCTGTGACGGCCCACTCTGCGCTGATTTGAGAAGCTTAGCAACGATGAGATAAGTTGATTGCGGCTGACATCTTTGCGGAAGAATGTATTTCGCAACCAGCTACGACGATAAGCTACTACTAGGTACGTCAGGGGCACAACGGCTGCTCAATCCGCACCGCACACAACACCATACTCCGGTGGCCGCATATTTGTGCGCTTACATTAGAGCCACTTACCTTCAATCGGGGCCGTTGGCACACATACTTCTGTATGCTCTGGTATCAAGACCACGACACGAAAGGCTACAGCAAAGGGCTAACAGACAGAGTTGCAGTGGCTCGAAGCAATTTGATGTGGACAACATCAGATACCTACCACCGTAGTATCGTACAACCGCAGAAGTCAACCAAGCAGGTGGGATGTCTCCGAAATGGCATCAACAGTGCGTTGCCGTTTGACAGAAACGGCTACCAGAATAGGCAACAGCCGCCGGTGCTTGGACTTGCGGAACTACCAGGAAATCGTTTGTACACAGACAACCGCCACGCCTTACATGGTCCAGGTTCCAAAGTTCCGATGCGCTTCGCGGACGTCTCATCCCACTGGAAATCTTTCAGACTAGTTGACTAGAGGTTTACATGTTGCTGTTACTACTAGCTTTGTCACAGAAAGTGTGGTACGCCGAGCAGTAACACGGATCCGACACCACGAAGCCTGACATTCAGCGGGTTAACCTCGCCACCActaccaacaccaaccaaAAAGCAAGCCGACAACTATAAGCCACACATCTCTCGGTCATGCTTAGGGCATTGGGTTCTGCGGCCGGTAGTACGTGAGCCACGCTTTGACCGGCATTTACAACTTCCATTGctgaccaaggccaagtcggcCGATCTCAGCCCGAGAGGCAAATTGCCTGCCACCCTgctacctactaggtaggCAAGCCATCATTAATCCTCAAAGTCGCGGTCAGAAAAGCCATTCATTCCCGAAGCAGAGTGTTCGCGCTTCTCGGCCAGCGCCTTGTGATAGATCATCTGGCATATGGCGATATCTCAGCCTCAAAGCACATGGCATGCCTGTCAAACTGTAGCTGTGCTACCGGGGACTGAGAGCGATCTCCGCGGGCTAATCTTCCATCATCTTGCCCGTCAGCCAGCCCGCGTCGCCCGTGACGGGCTTGTCAGACATGCATGCATTTACCGTCACCGTCTCCTGCAAATCTCATAAAGCCGGCGCTTGCCCGAGGGAAATTGCCTTGGGGTCCAATTAGTCGCCTTCTCATGCTGCCCAGAGCGCTTCGGGTTTATCCTGTTAAAACCCGTCTGCTTACCGTCGGCGTGGCTAATAACGTCTATCCTGCAATGGAGAGTTTCATTGGCCTGTCTAACAACTGCATCCGCCGATCGCAATGCACCATCCGGGGAGGACTAAAACAAAAGCTTGCGGtgttgccatgatggcaaatCTAGCCAAAGCAGCTAGCTGCCAGCGACTTCTCGTCCAACTTTCACCGTTCTCGAACAATTCTACCGGCATATGGAAGACGCCAGACCCGTGcgagtactagtagtatagAATATTGCCCAAGGCGCTACCTTGCTTTGTGCGCTTACAACGGATGGTTGGGACGTGACAAGATATTGGTAAATTATTTGCCTTGCCAACCAACGCTCCCGTCGCATCTTTTGAGTTTCACGATCGTCTTTTCtgtttctccttttcttttttcgtcattgttggtggtggtggtggtggtggtggatggcaCTGTTCTCAGTCATTCCATCGCTGGCTTTTTGAAGATCCATCCCGTGCGAAGACTGCAGTGTTCAGTGACTTGAATAGACGACTCCTTCTGACGGGAACCCATGACTTCTCACATGGTTCTGACATGGATCTCACATGACAAAAAGTCGTCAATCAACCGTGGCATCCACCGGAGCATGATACTATAGCCCCTTCCCTTACATTAAGTCTCCGATTCCTCCTTCGCAAACCTACACGATATTAGCCAACCGCCGAATGACCTCATGGATTGTTGATACTACCGACTTATCAGCTTCGTACATGATACTGCGTGTTTTTCACGCCAATCAGTCGCTCACGTTCAGTGCTAGTACCTGTTCCCCCAAAGAAAAGTCTTGGCGATGTATATTGGCTCGAAGGATTCAAATCTCATCTTGCATCAGTCTCACCGCATGTGTGAGATGACAAGTGAGACCCACGCGGGTGATCTGACAATCACGGCCGGTCCTTTTTTCGGCTCCTTTGCCACCGGTTTCAGGTATTTTGCTAGCTTTCCATAACGTGTTTTTTAATGGTATCAGGCTTTGTAGATTGCGGTTCATCTGTGGGGTCGAAGCGCGGACTTCACCGCGACATGACGTATCATATGGGTGGGTAGTGGGTGGTTGGGTAGGTGGGAAGTGGACTGCGATCCCTCCCAAGGCTTCATAATGAGTGACGTAAATGTATAATTGACAGGCGAGAGGGATCCGGCATGCAAGGGTTGGCGGTGATATTGCTTGATTGTGGGCTGGGAGATTATTATGGGGGGCGCTCCATGGGTACGAgttggatggatggatggctcTGGTATTCTCGCTGCACGTGTGCTCTTGTAAGATGGGCTTGCTTGACTCTTGAGAGGGTGAAGTCGAGAATGGACTTTTACTACAATCTGCGGTACGCAGTTGGAAGCAAAATGTGTTTAGTGGAATAATGTAAAATGGCCTAGAGAGAAAGTCCAtgtctatgtatgtatgttacTTGGGATGTATACTTCCAACGCCTCACCCTATCTCAATGAGATCCCTCTCATCAAGAGCCGTATAATTTCACAAACGCTACAATCCAAGAGCGACAGCCGTCACGGCCAAAGCTCGGTTTCCCTCCACTCCGCCCCGTGCCCACGAAGTTCCAACGTGTAATTCCATCGCTGGCCCCTCTCCGGATTCGACAGATCAACCCTGTCCACCTCTTCCGGAACAATCACCAAAACTCTAAAGTTCTTCCGTGCAACTTCATCCTCCAGATCCTCAACGACTTGTCCTAGGCCAAGCCCCTCTCCAGGCACCTGCGTAATAGGGGTGCCAGGAGGCGGGTTTCGGAACGTGCCTCTCATGAAGGGGCTCAAGTTTCCAAACTGAGCAGTGAGTTCACGACTCCAACTCCACTCCGCATCTCCGGCTTTACGCATATACGGTGCAAGAGCTTCTCTCGTAGACGACGCTTCGAGCGAGTCGATGTCAGGGCCAAGCAGGCAAGCGTGGCCTCTGAGACGCCATTGAGTCATGGAATCTGGAAACCagaagacggcctcgacggcgccgccaaTGCCAGAGGAGTCGCCGCCATTTGATGCCGAGAATATTTCAGAAACCTTTTCCATGCGGGCGTCCGTGGTGATGGTTGGGAGATCGGTCTCGTACGAGGCAGGATTGAGTTGAGCCGGGTTCTTGGGATTTGGGGTCAGCGAGGCCCACATGCCTCTATACACGACTGTACGTGCCCTAGGAACGAACTGGGGTGGgcaggatgatgatgatgatggcggcgatgctggATGGAGGGAGCTCAGTGTAAAGGTTGGCTGTTGCACCTGTTCAATGTGAGATAGGAAGGCAGCTCGCCAGGGAGCCGCCGGCACCGTGTTTTTGCCAGTCATCTTACATGTACGCTGCAGTTGTTGACCCAGGCGTTGTAATCTTCCTACTGCCGGCCTCATGGATGGGTGTTGAGGTTGGAGCGGCGCCATCAAActgtcggcgtcggcgatTTTATTCTGTTGATGGAAGCGGCTGGCAGCTTGGCCAAGTGACCCCACCGGTGTGAGTTGATGATTCATTCATTTTATTGTACCTGCAGAATTCGGCGTTGTCCTACGCCGTACTCTGTGTCAATTACTCAAGCACACACACTGCCAACAGAACGCTTCCGGGGGTGTGggagttggccatgtcgtcccTTGCCATTTAGAGGGCTGCGAGTTCGTTTCCTGTAGGATTCGCCTGAAAATCAGCATCGTCATTACTTATGCCCGCAGACCACCCTGTTGGTTCAGTGCTACCCTGGACCCGCAGAGCAACTGTCGGCGGCTGCTCTGTTCAGAATGTGTCAAAAACGGGGGAGCCAAGGCAGAAGGCAGTTCGATTTGCCAGTATCCCAGTAGACACATTTATCGTAATGATATGCTGACGGCAATTAAGCATAAAATCGGACGATTTTCCGAAACGCGACTGCCGTTCTCCCCCGCAGTTTGAGGCCGCCCATTGCCAAGACAAAACGGCCCCCATCGACTACGATTTCAAACATGCTCTCGTCTCAATTTGGAAATGGCGCGGAGGGTTAAACGACCCGGACAGCGACGGGGCTAGAAAAATAGAAACGACCATAGTTTTAGTTGCATCAACAGCACTATAAGGGTTTGTCTGAGTCAGATCCGAGGTCAATACCGAGCGGCCTGAAGGAGACTGCCATGTGGTATTGCGGCGGCGTCCTAAGCGGCGTCTAACCTGTGCCAAGATATTTTTAAAGTTCTTAGGGCTTCCACCGGCTATCGCTCCTACAATGGTGACATTTCAAGTGGAATCGGGTAAGCAGATTCCCGGCATGAAGAAGTGGAATTTAGCGTTTCACCGAGGCGGCGGACTGGGGATACCACGGCGATATTGGAATGAGATTGGTCGTCAGCCAAGAAGACAACTGTCCATCTTTGCCTCTTTCCCGTGGGCACCGACTCAAGATTCGGCACTAGGAAGCCGCCAGTCGACAAGGAGTGTTTTTTTGCCCCAAGACTGGTCCGTGGCGGGTTGCTGCCTCGACTCATTTTGGTTTTGTACTTTGAAAGACATGTTTAGTACAGCTGGCGGTAACAGTGCGAGAAAGAACACAAGCAAGAATAAAAACCGAAAAAAAATTGTAAAATGAGGATGTGCAACGGgccaccaccaacatggcCACATGCCAACCGCCAGGGAGAGGACAAGCCATCGACATAAATTTGGCCGGTATAGCCCTGTGGATGCGACAAAAACGTGCCCTGCGCCCTGCTCGGGTGCGCGCCACCTTGCCAGCGGAGAGGCATGACGGCATCTCTGCAAATAGCAAGCCCAGATGGCACATTGGTGGTGGACTAATTTCGTTCCTTTCGGCTGATTGACACCATGGTTGACTACCTTGTCAACCTGACCACGGCTGATGATGGGCCTTACCGGGGTCACGATGGCCATCGCGTGTTGAAAAAACGAGAGGTGAATGGGGCCAACGGTCAAGCTTGGCAGGGTGCTCTGCGCCGTCACAGGCCTCGCATTGGACCATCAAATGGGAAGCGTTTATGATATAGGCCTCATTATTGTACAATAGCTCGATCGACTCAGCCGGGGGTGCTCCGTATCATGGGCGCCAAGCTGAACCCCGTTGCCGCTAGAAAATAAGGTCAGCGGAAATCTCCGGCATTATGGCAATTACTAGCCTTAGAGCGCTCGTACGGCAACAGGGTATTCTGCCCGAAGTCCGGAACACTACTTGGTAGCCCGTAGAggtggtactccgtaggcgGCGTCTTGTGTATTGAGTGCTTGCCGGACGGCCGTGGTTTTTGGATGGCGGACGGAAGCTTGAAGCCGTCGGCGGTCCAGATGAAGCATTGATTGATGGCTGTAGACGTGCCGAGTGACTCGCTTGCGCATCTGGCAGCCTGTGCGCCTCTCTGCCTATTCTTACCTGCCCTACCGAAGCCAGCTAGGGTTGGCTGGGCTATCTCTGCCGACGTTCCAGGCCCAGCCAGTGGCAGGTGCGGGGGGGTGGATTGGGTTTGACACCTTCCATAATTTTGCCCATAATCAAGACACGGAAGGAGCAAGCCAACAGGCGTCGAGAAGTCGGCAGAAGACCAGCAGGCCCGTCCCCCTCCACCTCCAccacaccagactcgactCCATACAATAAGTtacttggtacggagtacagcgCTGTGCCCGTCTCCAGCCAAGCACTCCGTATTCCGTGCATGCGCAGATGCCATGCCCAGTGCTACAACTAAAAGTCACCAGTGTGACCCAAGGCAGGAGCGGTCCTGCACTGTCCCGGTCCATTGGCGCGAACTGCTCAAGTACCaggtaccgagtacatgctacaagtactccgtgctccatGCTCCATGCTCCATGCCTCTGGGCTCTGGCTCCGTGCCAAGCCATGCTGTCGAATGGGTCAATTGCTCAACTGCTCAACTGCTCAAGTGGTCCATCGGTCCATCCTGAGTTCTCAGTCCAGTCGTGGATGGCGCAGGCGCCTCGACTTTGTTGCCAAAGTCTGGTCATGCCGACGCTCAGAGTGTCTTATTCCCCTTCTAGATTCATTATTCTGCCCCCTCCCTCCGAAAGGCCCAAAGGTCGAGTCGGGTCTTGGTGCTTCCGCTTGCTGAGCAGCCTGGCAATTAATTCCCTTTGCATTCCCAAGCTGCCGCCCCCCCGTTCGTCGCTGCGTTATTCCCTGCGACCCAGACCGTTGAACCATTATTCCCGgctttttggccttgttggatCGCACCCCGAGCAAAGCTCTCAGCGCGCACCGCATAGCAACCTTGTTCAACATCACCGGCAGCTCTGTTGTAAGTCGACAGATGGATATTTCGCGGCTGCAACAACACTCGTTGCACCGTCCTCCCATTGCCCATGGAAGGGACGTTGGTGCAGCGTCGCCCTTGGCCCTCAAACCGCATCTTGACTCTCCCACCGGCTTGCCCTCCCCGAATTCACTGGGCCACGGTCAGACTCTGACATATCCTCGCCATCCTGCTCCTCATGGCCATAACCACAGTCACGGCCAACCTCACGCCCATGCTCACGCCCATACTcatcatgctcatgctcatgctcatgttcACGCCCACGGCCAGAGCCCCAGCCATAGCCATCACCATAGCCACAGTCACAGTCAAAGCAACGGCCATGGTCATGATGAGAGTGTCGACTATCGGGAATTGAGCGACGAGAGATCCCCCGTCAATGGTGAAGAGCCTCCCAAGAAGAAACAGAAACGAAACAAGCCGACCTTGTCATGCCATGAGTGTGTTGAGCGAAAGACAAAGGTTCGTTAAACCCCCTCCCCAAAACAGTCTTTATTAGATGAGAGAGTTTGGTGGTCTTGTCCATTTGCTCAATATTCAAGCCgaatcttcatcttcatcacccAGAATCTCCCCCCTGATGAGTCTTCAACCTTTTATTTGTTTTCCCATGCGATCTTCTGCGATGGGCCATGCGAGATTCGTCACCTGGTAGACAGCACATCTGCAGCGTTGCACAACATTCCCTTTGGCCTCAACCTCGCCTATTTACCTGTGTGACGCGATTCAATCAGTGGATGTGAACTTTTTCCAAAGGCAGGCAGCTCATTTCGATGGTACCTGGCTTGAAAATTCAACTCCTCTGGCGCATAGTGTTGTTTTCGTTGCACTGTTTTGGCCGTCTTTTGGGGCAAAGTAGCTGATGCTTCTCCTACAGTGTGACCGTGGACGACCTCATTGTCTTGCATGTAAGTCTAGACAATTCCGAAAGCAAGGTAAACTCTGCAAAAGCCATGGCTAATGACAACACAAGGCATAAAGAGACAGACGGAATGTCGATATGCACACGTCGCAAACCTATTGGAGTGAGCTATAGACGCCCGCCCCCCTTTTCACACAGGAAAGCTAATCTTCTGCAGGGAAACCTCGAGATCGGCTGCCAATGGGCGCCGCATGACAAGACCgcccaagaaaaaaaatgtccCTGATGGGCCTGCTACCATTCCTAATATTGCCGACAGAGGCGCAATCAACGACCATGAAGGTTCATCTCGTGGTGCAGCGGCTCTCTCCATAGGCTTACTATCCCATGTTCCTTATTCCGTTACCAAGGCCAGCAATGTCTTTGGCATTGGGTCTGAGCATCCATTTGCCAACTACTGGACGTGCGAAGGAGGATTACCAGAAGTCATCTCTGTTCTACCGGACAAAGCTCAAGCCGACAGTCTTGTTGCTCGGTACTTCGAATGCGTGGACCCCGTGTACCCGATGATTCACCGTCAAACTTTTTATGCCGACTATGAGCACTTCTGGCGCATGAAAACCGACGAGCGAAATAAAATGGACCCATCTTTCATTGCCTTGATCTTTGTTATTCTGGCCCTCGGTACGCAGTTCGTCTCGTCTACGACACCCAAAGATCGCAAGCAGACTGCCGAGTTTTACGCGTCCGCCTCGAACCAAGCTCTCCGCATGTTTTCGTACCTAAGTTCTGCATCAATACGGTCTATACAGGCCATGGTGCTTATAACTTACTTTCTCATCAATGATAATCACGCGTCTGATGGCTGGGCTTTTGCTGGCATCTTGATTAGACAAGCATACGCCATGGGTTTGCATCGTGATCCAAATATCGGTAAGATGATCTCGTTTAATTCCATTTCTCCAGATTTCCCCTCCAATTTGATATCACTTGTccgagagagaaaaaaatggGGTTGACGCGGGTTATTCTCTGTACAGTAACACCCAATGCCAATCCTTTCGAAAAACAGCAGCGGCGAAAAGTGTGGCAGGCCGTTCTTTTACAGGACACATTCTTGACTGTCCTTTTatccttgccgccttcagCCACCCACACAGATGTTTCTGTCGACGATTTGCTGGACGACAGTTCATCTATTGCGAGCAGCGATCCGACGGACACGGCCTATATCAGGGGATCGTGGATGCTGGCCAATCTGGTCCAGGAAACCATTTGTTCCCCTCGGTCATTGGATGTGCCTATCTGTACAACAGTGCGGCATAAATCCAAACTAGTGGCGGACTTTCGGGCAGTGTATCGGTCATTCCCCGATATTTTTCGATCCTGGGACACGGATAGTCTGACTGCGGTGGCAAGCACCAACAAGCGCATTGTGCGACAAACCTTATTCTTGACCAGCAACTATTTCCATAACCTGATGCTGGTGCATGCGTCAGAAAGCCCAGATGTGCCAGTCAACGTTCGAGGGACTCTGGAAGCAGCTCACGATGCTATTAGTGCTTTCTTCTTGATGTTTAGTCTATTGGAATCAGAAGCCCGAGTATGGTGGGTTTTTAATCACCGAGCATTCTTAGAAGCACTCTGCATCGCCAATGTGTTACGAGAAACAGCGAAAGATGCAGCGGGGAAAGACATGTTAGCCAGAGACCCCCTATTTGTGAGAGCCAGAACTGATATCAGTAAGTGAGAAGCGCAAGCGAGGCTGCATTAGATATTGTGAAAGACGGCTAATAGGGCTATGCAGCGCGAATGATTCAAATTATGGAGCTCATTGGCTCGAATAACGATGTTGCGAGAACGCGGGTTCAGATCTTGAGCGAGTTTCTGGAGGACACTGACACGGCATAGTCTTCTTGGACATACTTGGCCGTGTATTGACAATTTTTTGGATTTATTTATCGCGAATATATGTATGATTGGGACTTGGTAATAGCCAAGAAGATGTACTATTGGATATAGTAGGGATTATCATACAATGAATGGCACTGGCAACACCTGGCGTGTGTTGGGGACGTATTTTTTTTGGACATATTATCTGACGGCTGTGAAGACATGCAAGCTGGCACAAACGAAATGTGTTTGTGACAATCTTTGAAACAAGACCTTGATGACCAAGCTTTGCAACCAAATACTACCCGTTCAGCCACACACGTCGTTACAGACAGATCCTTCAGCCCTGCGGGAAAACGCATGGACGTGAGATTATGGTTCGAGGACATGCTACCTACACACatatgtacattgtacataaACTCGCTCGGAAGGCGACCGAGATGTGGATGACGCCCGGGCGTGGGGCCAAGATAACCCATGTTCTTGTATGGAAAACGAAAGGTCCATCAATTGTCCTGTGTGCTAATCCTTAGAGAGAAAAACTGACAGTTATGGCAGGTGTTGAAAAATAACCATCGAGAACACGGACGGTGTGTCATGGGACAGGCTAGCCAAAACCAACGTGGTGGGTGCTAGATGCTGGTCGCCTTCGGACATATAGACGGGGACGAGCAAGAAAACAAGCATTGCAAGGATGCCCGTGGGCAAACCTAAACGCAACTGAAGACGTGGCTGGACAAGGGACTCGTCAGCACATCGGTAACTATTGGCCAGGCGAAGACGGGACGCGAGGACAGTTTGCTCCACACAAAGAAGCTCCCGCCAGATTTGGCAAGGCCGACTAGCATGAGCCATGTCCGTCCGTCTGGGGAGAATGCGGCGATGGACAAGAGGGAAGCAGAAAGGGAGGTCAGTGTTGGGCTCGGACTGTGGAGACAAATGATACCCGTCAAGTTATTTTCGGCTGAGGAGCTGTTCGTTTCGCCGACTTGCGTTGCCCTTGATTGATCAACAAACCCTACCATTGCAAAGGTCCCGCCTTTGTTCGCACGACGACTCCTGCAACTATTTACGGAACCGAAACCCTGCGCGCTACGGAGACTACTCTTTTTGGGTTGCCCCTCAGGCTCTTGTACTATGTATTGAGTACTAgattgtacatgtacatacattaGATGCAGTCTGGGAccgccctcgtcatccgACTTACATATATGTACATTGTAGGCTGACGGACAACGTGGCCTGCCACACCGGCTAGGCAACCTTTTTTCCCACACCTCGTTTCATCCGGCATTCTGCTCTTTTCCCTCCAAGTGTTGGGTCCTGGAGAGAAGACGAGCCACAGGTCCAACTGCGAAGAGTTTCGAAAGCTTGGCAGTTTGCTTCAATTGCCACTAAAGAGGCAAAACCGTCGACACCGGAGTTGTCGACTAGGTCAATCTCACTGGTAGGTCAGGTACAGCACCACTTGGGCCATGAGAAGCGGCTGGATATATGCGGCGTTG
The DNA window shown above is from Metarhizium brunneum chromosome 1, complete sequence and carries:
- the yanR gene encoding Transcription factor → MAITTVTANLTPMLTPILIMLMLMLMFTPTARAPAIAITIATVTVKATAMVMMRVVTVDDLIVLHRQTECRYAHVANLLEETSRSAANGRRMTRPPKKKNVPDGPATIPNIADRGAINDHEGSSRGAAALSIGLLSHVPYSVTKASNVFGIGSEHPFANYWTCEGGLPEVISVLPDKAQADSLVARYFECVDPVYPMIHRQTFYADYEHFWRMKTDERNKMDPSFIALIFVILALGTQFVSSTTPKDRKQTAEFYASASNQALRMFSYLSSASIRSIQAMVLITYFLINDNHASDGWAFAGILIRQAYAMGLHRDPNIVTPNANPFEKQQRRKVWQAVLLQDTFLTVLLSLPPSATHTDVSVDDLLDDSSSIASSDPTDTAYIRGSWMLANLVQETICSPRSLDVPICTTVRHKSKLVADFRAVYRSFPDIFRSWDTDSLTAVASTNKRIVRQTLFLTSNYFHNLMLVHASESPDVPVNVRGTLEAAHDAISAFFLMFSLLESEARVWWVFNHRAFLEALCIANVLRETAKDAAGKDMLARDPLFVRARTDITRMIQIMELIGSNNDVARTRVQILSEFLEDTDTA